The genomic window CGAATACTCCCCGATGTTTTTTGACCTGTTGAGCAGACCGCTTCGCAGTGTGCGCCTGTCGGTGACCGATCGGTGCAACCTGCGCTGCCAATACTGCATGCCTGAGGAAGAGTACGTCTGGCTGCCACGCAAGGAGATCCTGACGTTGGAGGAAGCGAGCGGCTTGGTGGATATCTTCG from Candidatus Methylomirabilota bacterium includes these protein-coding regions:
- a CDS encoding radical SAM protein, coding for MFFDLLSRPLRSVRLSVTDRCNLRCQYCMPEEEYVWLPRKEILTLEEASGLVDIFAELGVTKIRLTGGEPLVRRDLAALVRMIARNPRIEDLAITTNGVLLAEAAQALYD